A window of the Haloarcula litorea genome harbors these coding sequences:
- a CDS encoding AMP-binding protein, with the protein MPSDSLEDLDRVVHEPDEEFVESTNVWQFMQTYGIDDYGELIRRTTTELEGVAESGVDWFWDELVDYLGIEFFEAYDTVRDDSEGPQFTDWYPGGEINAAHNAVDRHAARDNGARNHVALIWEGEPGDVRQLTFHDLYRQSNRVANYLESVGVGTGDTVGLYMPMVPEVASILYGCLKVGAIAVPIFSGFGVDATATRIDDAECSVLFTGDGFYRRGSTVHLKDTADDAVREAGHVEHTVVYDRAGIADDPDDTLTWTSRDDWWTEVVETQSDSYETKSLPSDQESMLLYSSGTTGEPKGIVHTHAGALLQAAKEIYFGFDHQPGDRFFWVSDIGWMMGPWTLLGNHALGGTVFMYEGAPDHPDPDRFWEMIDRHDLTVFGVSPTAVRALRKRGDEWLEGHDLSSLRLLGSTGEPWDPESWQWFYEEVGGGECPIINISGGTEIMGCFLMPMPIQSLKPTTLGGPGLGMDIDIVNDAGESIADSHERGYLVARDSCPSMTKSLWRGDERYLEEYWSTWPDLWDHGDWARKDEDGLWFLHGRADDALNVAGRKVGPAEVEGAAMEHGAVNQAAAVGAPDDTTGTAVVLYVVLEGGQEPSDALREEIRETVGAELGKPFRPREVLFVDAFPKTQSGKIVRRAIEATYRGEELGDLSSIENPEVLDDIAERS; encoded by the coding sequence ATGCCTTCGGACTCGCTAGAAGACCTCGACCGCGTCGTCCACGAACCCGACGAGGAGTTCGTCGAGTCGACGAACGTCTGGCAGTTCATGCAGACCTACGGCATCGACGACTACGGGGAACTGATCCGCCGGACGACGACCGAGCTCGAGGGCGTCGCGGAGAGCGGCGTCGACTGGTTCTGGGACGAACTCGTCGACTACCTCGGCATCGAGTTCTTCGAGGCGTACGACACCGTCCGCGACGACAGCGAGGGGCCGCAGTTCACCGACTGGTACCCCGGCGGGGAGATAAACGCCGCCCACAACGCCGTCGACAGGCACGCCGCCCGGGACAACGGCGCACGGAACCACGTCGCGCTGATCTGGGAGGGCGAACCCGGCGACGTCCGCCAACTCACCTTCCACGACCTCTACCGGCAGAGCAACCGCGTCGCGAACTACCTCGAGTCCGTCGGCGTCGGGACCGGCGACACCGTCGGGCTCTACATGCCGATGGTCCCCGAGGTGGCGAGCATCCTCTACGGCTGTCTGAAGGTCGGGGCCATCGCGGTCCCCATCTTCTCGGGGTTCGGCGTCGACGCGACGGCGACCCGGATCGACGACGCCGAGTGTTCCGTGCTGTTCACCGGCGACGGCTTCTACCGCCGGGGGTCGACCGTCCACCTCAAGGACACCGCCGACGACGCCGTCCGGGAGGCCGGCCACGTCGAACACACCGTCGTCTACGACCGGGCCGGCATCGCGGACGACCCCGACGACACGCTGACGTGGACGAGCCGCGACGACTGGTGGACTGAGGTCGTCGAGACACAGTCCGACAGCTACGAGACGAAGTCCCTGCCGAGCGACCAGGAGTCGATGCTGCTGTACTCCTCGGGGACGACGGGCGAACCGAAGGGCATCGTCCACACTCACGCCGGCGCGCTCCTGCAGGCGGCCAAGGAGATCTACTTCGGCTTCGACCACCAGCCCGGCGACCGCTTCTTCTGGGTCAGCGACATCGGCTGGATGATGGGGCCGTGGACGCTGCTGGGCAACCACGCCCTCGGCGGCACCGTCTTCATGTACGAGGGCGCGCCGGACCACCCCGACCCCGACCGCTTCTGGGAGATGATCGACCGGCACGACCTCACCGTCTTCGGCGTGTCGCCGACGGCGGTGCGGGCGCTTCGAAAGCGCGGCGACGAGTGGCTCGAGGGCCACGACCTCTCCTCGCTGCGCCTCCTGGGATCGACCGGCGAGCCCTGGGACCCCGAGAGCTGGCAGTGGTTCTACGAGGAAGTCGGCGGCGGCGAGTGCCCGATCATCAACATCTCCGGCGGCACGGAGATCATGGGCTGCTTTCTCATGCCGATGCCCATCCAGTCGCTGAAGCCGACGACGCTGGGCGGACCGGGGCTGGGGATGGACATCGACATCGTGAACGACGCCGGCGAGTCCATCGCCGACAGCCACGAGCGGGGGTACCTGGTCGCGCGGGACTCCTGCCCGTCGATGACGAAGTCGCTGTGGCGCGGGGACGAGCGCTACCTCGAGGAGTACTGGTCGACGTGGCCGGACCTCTGGGACCACGGCGACTGGGCGCGCAAGGACGAGGACGGGCTCTGGTTCCTCCACGGCCGGGCCGACGACGCGCTCAACGTCGCCGGCCGGAAGGTCGGCCCGGCGGAGGTCGAGGGGGCGGCGATGGAACACGGGGCGGTGAACCAGGCCGCCGCCGTCGGCGCGCCCGACGACACGACGGGTACCGCGGTCGTCCTGTACGTCGTCCTCGAGGGCGGGCAGGAGCCGAGCGACGCGCTCCGGGAGGAGATCAGGGAGACGGTCGGCGCGGAACTGGGCAAGCCGTTCCGGCCCCGCGAGGTGCTGTTCGTCGACGCCTTCCCGAAGACCCAGAGCGGGAAGATCGTCCGCCGGGCGATCGAGGCGACCTACCGCGGGGAGGAGCTGGGCGACCTCTCCAGCATCGAGAACCCCGAGGTGCTGGACGACATCGCCGAGCGGTCGTAG
- a CDS encoding MFS transporter, with product MHASRQRRLLAAVVFAVLVAQVLLYPGVDRLVGALGATTDLDASMWFLASEFAAFVAFAGVWGALSDATGRRVPLVVGGAVVGATLYAAMAWLPAVAAVSFETVLLLRAAQGAATIAPFSLAMTMLMDVEGGHGRNMGAAGIAIGSGTAIGAPLGGQLSAVSPTLPLYAASVLLLAVAGLAAFVPDRAPSGRAGRLRRAVETFRATPSLTVPYAFGFVDRLSAGFFALVGTLYFADAFGLAPPERGVMLALFFVPFALLQYPFGVLSDRVGRTLPVVAGSTLYGVAVVGVGLAPTVLLAGAGMVLVGVLGALMSPATMALVTDLAGESDRGTAMAGFNAVGSVGFLAGILVGGTVAGDVGYLAAFVVTGSGQLLVALATLPKLLTLDAGERGRPAD from the coding sequence GTGCACGCCAGTCGGCAGCGCCGGCTCCTCGCCGCCGTCGTCTTCGCGGTCCTCGTCGCGCAGGTCCTGCTGTACCCGGGCGTCGACAGACTCGTCGGCGCGCTCGGCGCGACGACGGACCTCGACGCGAGTATGTGGTTCCTCGCCAGCGAGTTCGCCGCCTTCGTCGCCTTCGCGGGCGTCTGGGGCGCGCTGAGCGACGCGACCGGGCGGCGGGTCCCGCTCGTCGTCGGCGGGGCCGTCGTCGGTGCGACGCTGTACGCCGCGATGGCGTGGCTGCCGGCGGTGGCGGCCGTCTCCTTCGAGACGGTCCTCCTGCTCCGGGCCGCTCAGGGCGCGGCGACCATCGCACCGTTCTCGCTGGCGATGACGATGCTGATGGACGTCGAGGGCGGCCACGGGCGGAACATGGGCGCGGCCGGCATCGCCATCGGGTCGGGGACGGCGATCGGCGCGCCGCTGGGCGGCCAGCTCTCGGCCGTCTCGCCGACGCTCCCGCTGTACGCCGCGAGCGTCCTCTTGCTCGCCGTCGCCGGCCTCGCGGCGTTCGTGCCCGATCGCGCTCCGAGCGGACGCGCGGGGCGGCTCCGGCGGGCCGTCGAGACGTTCAGGGCGACCCCGTCGCTGACGGTCCCGTACGCCTTCGGCTTCGTCGACCGGCTCTCGGCGGGCTTCTTCGCGCTGGTCGGGACGCTGTACTTCGCCGACGCCTTCGGGCTGGCCCCGCCCGAGCGCGGCGTGATGCTGGCGCTCTTTTTCGTCCCGTTCGCGCTCCTGCAGTACCCCTTCGGTGTCCTCTCGGACCGCGTCGGTCGCACGCTCCCCGTCGTCGCCGGGTCGACGCTGTACGGGGTCGCGGTGGTCGGTGTCGGTCTCGCCCCGACGGTCCTGCTGGCGGGGGCTGGGATGGTCCTCGTGGGCGTCCTCGGCGCGCTGATGTCGCCGGCGACGATGGCGCTGGTGACCGACCTCGCGGGCGAGTCCGACCGGGGGACGGCGATGGCGGGGTTCAACGCCGTCGGCAGCGTCGGCTTCCTCGCGGGCATCCTCGTCGGCGGTACCGTCGCCGGCGACGTGGGGTACCTCGCCGCCTTCGTCGTCACCGGCAGCGGCCAACTACTCGTCGCGCTCGCGACGTTACCGAAGCTCCTGACCCTCGACGCCGGCGAGCGTGGCCGCCCCGCCGACTGA
- a CDS encoding penicillin acylase family protein: MDRSRRAVLAAVLGGGVAGSLLSPAAGFLDRFAALSGDYWEPAASSAPATVESPYGPATVRYDDHRVPTVSADSERALAYALGHTQATDRRFQMDLFVRRMRGELAAAVGEQGVESDRFHRQMDFTAAAEANWTALSDTETGASLSAFAEGVRAATSDGPLAAEFQLLDYEPREWSPVDTLLIQKQIGWGLTGSFRTLRRAAAREALGEEAAADLFPARLDHDSPILRPTASFERRGSADGTGAERTVDPAFARWASNFESPDGVGSNSWVVSGEHTDSGEPLLANDPHLTLLAPPLWYRQHLRAPDLRVGGVAFPGVPFVVIGENDAGAWGFTNAGADSIDFYRYDADGERYRYGDETREFETRTETVAVSGGEDREVTVRKSVHGPVLERFGQRVGVAWVGLQANRTAAAVRELNYSDGRDEAMAALSRFDHPTQNAVYADRAGNTQYYMTGLVPYRVTDGERVRGDRIFDGSAREGEWPGYEPYGVPDYDAFVASERKPQERDPDYLATANQRIVADSELDYYLAEAYSAPWRGKRIYDLLDERAAGDEPMDFEFLRRVQRDVRDERAALFVPTILDARSEMTPEASEAAEAFVDWDYRMDRDSRAALLFASFVDAYRTRVFGPSFEARGLDDRFHPNDWVLLTLPAESRWFTDPPGGEARTRTETVALAMADALATVEDAGHEVYGDRNRTVIDHPFDQSFLNYPRYPTDGSPATVRNVRVESGVGSSYRLLARFDGEPSQSVIPGGNAGSPFSEHYDDQLRAWADGEYFEQTATTDGPADVEFVGADGGDDGA, from the coding sequence ATGGACCGCAGTCGCAGAGCCGTCCTCGCGGCCGTCCTCGGCGGTGGCGTGGCGGGGTCGCTGCTCTCGCCGGCAGCCGGCTTCCTCGACCGCTTCGCGGCGCTGTCGGGCGACTACTGGGAGCCCGCCGCGTCGTCGGCTCCCGCGACGGTCGAGAGCCCGTACGGCCCGGCGACGGTGCGGTACGACGACCACCGCGTGCCGACGGTCTCGGCCGACTCCGAGCGGGCGCTCGCCTACGCGCTGGGCCACACGCAGGCGACCGACCGCCGCTTCCAGATGGACCTGTTCGTCCGGCGGATGCGCGGCGAGCTGGCCGCCGCCGTCGGCGAGCAGGGCGTCGAGTCCGACCGCTTCCACCGGCAGATGGACTTCACGGCCGCCGCCGAGGCCAACTGGACGGCCCTCTCGGACACCGAGACCGGCGCGAGCCTGTCGGCCTTCGCCGAGGGGGTGCGGGCGGCGACGAGCGACGGCCCGCTGGCGGCGGAGTTCCAGTTGCTGGACTACGAGCCCCGCGAGTGGTCGCCCGTCGACACCCTCCTGATACAGAAACAGATCGGGTGGGGACTGACCGGCAGTTTCCGGACCCTGCGGCGGGCCGCGGCGCGGGAGGCCCTCGGCGAGGAAGCCGCGGCCGACCTGTTCCCGGCCCGACTGGACCACGACTCCCCCATCCTGCGACCGACGGCGTCGTTCGAACGGCGGGGCTCGGCCGACGGGACCGGCGCGGAGCGGACCGTCGACCCCGCGTTCGCCCGCTGGGCGTCGAACTTCGAGTCGCCCGACGGCGTCGGCTCGAACTCCTGGGTCGTCTCCGGCGAGCACACCGACAGCGGCGAGCCGCTGCTGGCGAACGACCCTCACCTCACCTTGCTCGCGCCGCCGCTGTGGTACCGCCAGCACCTCCGCGCGCCGGATCTCCGGGTCGGCGGCGTCGCCTTCCCCGGCGTCCCGTTCGTCGTCATCGGCGAGAACGACGCCGGCGCGTGGGGGTTCACCAACGCCGGGGCCGACAGCATCGACTTCTACCGCTACGACGCCGACGGCGAGCGGTACCGCTACGGCGACGAGACCCGCGAGTTCGAGACCCGGACCGAGACCGTCGCGGTCTCCGGCGGCGAGGACCGCGAGGTGACGGTCCGCAAGTCCGTCCACGGCCCCGTACTGGAGCGGTTCGGCCAGCGGGTCGGGGTCGCGTGGGTCGGCCTCCAGGCCAACCGCACGGCCGCCGCCGTCAGGGAACTGAACTACAGCGACGGCCGCGACGAGGCGATGGCCGCGCTGTCGCGGTTCGACCACCCGACGCAGAACGCCGTCTACGCCGACCGCGCGGGGAACACGCAGTACTACATGACCGGCCTCGTCCCGTACCGCGTGACCGACGGCGAGCGGGTCCGGGGCGACCGGATCTTCGACGGCAGCGCACGCGAGGGCGAGTGGCCCGGCTACGAACCCTACGGCGTCCCCGACTACGACGCCTTCGTCGCGAGCGAGCGGAAACCGCAAGAACGCGACCCCGACTACCTGGCGACGGCGAACCAGCGTATCGTCGCCGACAGCGAGCTCGACTACTACCTCGCCGAGGCCTACAGCGCCCCCTGGCGCGGCAAGCGCATCTACGATCTGCTGGACGAACGCGCCGCGGGCGACGAGCCGATGGACTTCGAGTTTCTGCGCCGCGTCCAGCGAGACGTCCGCGACGAGCGGGCGGCGCTGTTCGTCCCGACGATCCTAGACGCACGGAGCGAGATGACGCCGGAAGCCAGCGAGGCGGCCGAGGCGTTCGTCGACTGGGACTACCGGATGGACCGGGACTCCCGGGCCGCGCTCCTCTTCGCCTCGTTCGTCGACGCCTACCGGACGCGGGTGTTCGGCCCGTCCTTCGAGGCGCGGGGGCTGGACGACCGCTTCCACCCGAACGACTGGGTCCTGCTCACGCTCCCGGCGGAGAGCCGGTGGTTCACGGACCCGCCGGGCGGCGAGGCCCGGACCAGGACCGAGACGGTGGCGCTGGCGATGGCCGACGCGCTCGCGACGGTCGAGGACGCGGGCCACGAGGTCTACGGCGACCGCAACCGCACCGTCATCGACCACCCCTTCGACCAGTCGTTCCTGAACTACCCGCGGTACCCGACCGACGGGTCGCCGGCGACGGTGCGCAACGTCCGCGTCGAGTCGGGCGTCGGCAGCAGCTACCGCCTGCTGGCCCGCTTCGACGGCGAGCCGTCGCAGTCGGTGATCCCGGGCGGGAACGCCGGCAGTCCGTTCTCGGAGCACTACGACGACCAGCTGCGCGCGTGGGCCGACGGCGAGTACTTCGAGCAGACGGCGACCACCGACGGCCCGGCGGACGTGGAGTTCGTCGGAGCGGACGGGGGTGACGACGGTGCGTAG
- a CDS encoding NAD(P)/FAD-dependent oxidoreductase, translating to MTDVLVVGGGPAGLSAALFTSKNGLDTVVYDTDETWMHKAHLFNYLGVESEDGTEFVEDARDQVESFGATLRDGEVTSVEASGDGFVATVDDEEVEASYLILATGADRGLAEDLGVEFDGDVVDVTVSMETSVDDAYATGAMVRDQEWQAIISAGDGGAAALDVLSKEEGEHFHDFDTPADAE from the coding sequence ATGACGGACGTACTCGTGGTCGGCGGCGGTCCCGCCGGCCTGAGCGCCGCACTGTTCACGAGCAAGAACGGGCTGGACACCGTGGTCTACGACACCGACGAGACGTGGATGCACAAGGCCCACCTGTTCAACTACCTCGGGGTCGAGTCCGAGGACGGCACCGAGTTCGTCGAGGACGCCCGCGACCAGGTCGAGTCGTTCGGCGCGACCCTCCGCGATGGCGAGGTCACCAGCGTCGAGGCCTCCGGCGACGGCTTCGTCGCGACGGTCGACGACGAGGAGGTCGAGGCGTCGTACCTGATCCTCGCGACGGGGGCCGACCGCGGGCTGGCCGAGGACCTCGGGGTCGAGTTCGACGGCGACGTGGTCGACGTGACCGTCTCGATGGAGACCAGCGTCGACGACGCCTACGCCACCGGCGCGATGGTCCGCGACCAGGAGTGGCAGGCGATCATCTCCGCCGGCGACGGCGGCGCGGCCGCGCTGGACGTCCTCTCGAAGGAGGAGGGCGAACACTTCCACGACTTCGACACGCCGGCCGACGCGGAGTGA
- a CDS encoding DMT family transporter: MSDPEVDPRVALVVAVLAVSTSAVLVRASDAPASVAAAYRVALTTVVVAPLALGHDPDAFRRLAGRDLLAAGLTGVALAVHFAAWFESLAWTSVAASVTLVQAQPLFVAVGAWALLDERVTRGTTAGILVAVAGIAAMSVGELVGGTAVGPRPLYGNALALVGAVMAAAYVLAGRSLRQRFPILPYVTVVYAVAAGCLFAFVVAEGHPVVDYAPREWLLFSLMALGPGVFGHTVLNWSLGHVESSLVSVSLLGEPVGSAVLALLLLSEVPGRWTLIGGVVVLAGIAVTARSRAAEPTEPNPDRRPQSSGSDSSR, from the coding sequence ATGAGCGACCCCGAGGTCGACCCGAGGGTCGCGCTCGTCGTGGCCGTCCTCGCGGTGAGCACGAGCGCCGTCCTCGTCCGCGCCAGCGACGCGCCCGCCAGCGTCGCGGCCGCCTACCGGGTCGCCCTGACCACCGTCGTCGTCGCGCCGCTGGCGCTGGGCCACGACCCCGACGCCTTCCGCCGGCTCGCCGGCCGTGACCTGCTGGCGGCCGGCCTGACCGGCGTCGCGCTGGCGGTCCACTTCGCCGCGTGGTTCGAGAGCCTCGCCTGGACCAGCGTCGCCGCCTCGGTGACGCTCGTCCAGGCCCAGCCGCTGTTCGTCGCCGTCGGCGCGTGGGCGCTGCTGGACGAGCGGGTGACCCGCGGGACGACGGCGGGCATCCTCGTCGCCGTGGCCGGGATCGCCGCGATGTCGGTCGGCGAACTCGTCGGCGGGACCGCCGTCGGCCCGCGGCCGCTGTACGGCAACGCGCTCGCACTCGTCGGAGCGGTGATGGCCGCCGCCTACGTCCTCGCGGGGCGGTCGCTCCGCCAGCGGTTCCCGATCCTGCCGTACGTCACCGTCGTCTACGCGGTCGCGGCCGGCTGCCTGTTCGCCTTCGTCGTCGCCGAGGGTCACCCGGTCGTCGACTACGCGCCCCGCGAGTGGCTCCTGTTCTCGCTGATGGCGCTGGGTCCGGGCGTGTTCGGCCACACGGTCCTCAACTGGTCGCTGGGCCACGTCGAGTCCAGTCTCGTCAGCGTCTCCCTGCTTGGCGAACCGGTCGGGAGCGCGGTGCTGGCGCTGCTGTTGCTGAGCGAGGTGCCGGGCCGGTGGACTCTGATCGGCGGCGTCGTGGTGCTGGCCGGGATCGCCGTGACCGCGCGGTCGCGGGCGGCGGAGCCGACCGAGCCGAACCCCGACCGTCGGCCTCAGTCGTCGGGTTCGGACAGTTCGAGGTAG
- a CDS encoding RIO1 family regulatory kinase/ATPase, which yields MAFRRLLRGTVPWDQLEGVARAVLDRYGESSARVVFLDADNWLSTPFVVEDRWFVKVITRQNSLVHALLTTGRNLGAFSSGTEGFFEHFGTPAQMAEHELEATERMRELGVNAPEPVEAFEYEGMGVLVFEYLREFEPLDALPRERVESHAPTVFDYLHRMHEDGLAHGDFRSENVLVADGEVYFIDATSVREEAIADARAYDLACALGALEPLVGAKVAVRAASEHYTAGELLAAEEFLDFVNIRPDHDFDAASIRGAVEQRAG from the coding sequence ATGGCGTTTCGCCGCCTCCTCCGAGGGACGGTCCCGTGGGACCAACTGGAGGGGGTCGCCCGGGCCGTGCTCGACCGCTACGGCGAGTCGTCGGCACGCGTGGTCTTCCTGGACGCGGACAACTGGCTCTCGACCCCCTTCGTCGTCGAGGACCGCTGGTTCGTGAAGGTCATCACGCGACAGAACTCGCTCGTCCACGCGCTGCTGACGACCGGCCGGAACCTCGGAGCGTTCTCCTCGGGGACGGAGGGCTTCTTCGAGCACTTCGGGACGCCGGCGCAGATGGCCGAACACGAACTCGAGGCCACGGAGCGGATGCGGGAACTCGGCGTCAACGCCCCCGAACCCGTCGAGGCCTTCGAGTACGAGGGGATGGGAGTCCTCGTCTTCGAGTACCTGCGGGAGTTCGAACCGCTGGACGCGCTCCCGCGGGAGCGGGTCGAGTCCCACGCGCCGACGGTCTTCGACTACCTCCACAGGATGCACGAGGACGGCCTGGCACACGGCGACTTCCGCAGCGAGAACGTCCTCGTCGCCGACGGGGAGGTGTACTTCATCGACGCGACCAGCGTCCGCGAGGAAGCAATCGCCGACGCGCGCGCCTACGACCTCGCCTGTGCGCTCGGGGCGCTCGAACCGCTCGTCGGCGCGAAGGTCGCCGTCCGGGCCGCGAGCGAGCACTACACGGCCGGGGAACTGCTGGCCGCCGAGGAGTTCCTCGACTTCGTCAACATCCGCCCGGACCACGACTTCGACGCCGCCTCGATCCGCGGAGCCGTCGAGCAGCGGGCCGGCTGA
- a CDS encoding acyl-CoA dehydrogenase family protein, giving the protein MEFDLPDEHRMMRESVREFCENEIAPIAQEIEDEHRFPAEVFDELARLDVLGVPIDEEYGGLGGDQLMYALVCEELGRVSGSIGLSYAAHVSLGSKPIELFGTEAQKERWLEPLARGEALGSWALTEPGSGSDASGMSTTAEKDGDEYVLNGTKQFITNATVAGSVLVKAVTEPGAGTDGISTFVVAPEDDGWEVTTVWDKMGLNASPTCELQFDDCRVPEDRLLGEEGEGWEQTLKTLDGGRISIAALSVGLAQGAYEAAKSYATEREQFGQPISEFDAVRDKVVEMDRKIERARLLTHKAATMYDAGEDVARMSSLAKLDASEICREVAEDAVQVLGGYGYTTDFAPQRFYRDAKLMEIGEGTSEIQRLVLGRELGL; this is encoded by the coding sequence ATGGAGTTCGACCTGCCGGACGAACACCGGATGATGCGGGAGTCCGTACGGGAGTTCTGCGAGAACGAGATCGCACCCATCGCCCAGGAGATCGAGGACGAACACCGGTTCCCCGCCGAGGTGTTCGACGAGCTCGCGCGGCTGGACGTGCTGGGGGTCCCCATCGACGAGGAGTACGGCGGGCTGGGCGGCGACCAGCTGATGTACGCGCTGGTCTGTGAGGAACTCGGCCGCGTCTCCGGCTCGATCGGTCTCTCCTACGCCGCCCACGTCTCGCTGGGCTCGAAACCCATCGAACTGTTCGGGACCGAGGCCCAGAAGGAGCGGTGGCTGGAGCCGCTGGCCCGCGGCGAGGCGCTGGGGTCGTGGGCGCTGACCGAACCCGGGAGCGGCAGCGACGCCAGCGGGATGTCCACCACCGCCGAGAAAGACGGCGACGAGTACGTCCTCAACGGGACCAAGCAGTTCATCACGAACGCCACCGTGGCCGGCAGCGTCCTCGTGAAGGCGGTCACCGAACCCGGTGCGGGCACGGACGGTATCTCGACGTTCGTCGTCGCGCCCGAGGACGACGGCTGGGAGGTGACGACCGTCTGGGACAAGATGGGGCTGAACGCCTCCCCGACCTGCGAGCTGCAGTTCGACGACTGCCGGGTCCCCGAGGACCGCCTGCTCGGCGAGGAGGGCGAGGGCTGGGAACAGACGCTGAAGACGCTCGACGGCGGGCGCATCTCCATCGCCGCCCTCTCGGTCGGGCTGGCCCAGGGGGCCTACGAGGCAGCGAAGTCCTACGCCACCGAGCGCGAGCAGTTCGGTCAGCCCATCTCGGAGTTCGACGCCGTCCGGGACAAGGTCGTCGAGATGGACCGCAAGATCGAGCGGGCGCGGCTGCTGACTCACAAGGCCGCGACGATGTACGACGCCGGCGAGGACGTCGCCCGGATGTCCTCGCTCGCCAAACTCGACGCGTCCGAGATCTGTCGGGAGGTCGCAGAGGACGCCGTGCAGGTGCTGGGCGGCTACGGCTACACCACCGATTTCGCCCCGCAGCGGTTCTACCGCGACGCCAAGCTGATGGAGATCGGCGAGGGGACGAGCGAGATACAGCGGTTGGTGCTTGGCCGCGAACTGGGCCTGTAG
- a CDS encoding universal stress protein, with amino-acid sequence MTILVAVANDAVSAAVVDTAVELGEAFGEELAVVHLLDDEVADAQSRRVRDDLRERLAGESVVATVSLEHVGRSGSRSGPRIGEELLELASDVDVSHIVMGHEPKGLTGRLSSGDAAFVVADEATVPVTIVPDSGE; translated from the coding sequence ATGACCATCCTCGTGGCAGTCGCCAACGACGCCGTCTCGGCCGCCGTCGTCGACACCGCGGTCGAACTCGGAGAGGCGTTCGGCGAGGAACTGGCCGTCGTCCACCTGCTGGACGACGAGGTGGCCGACGCACAGTCCCGACGGGTTCGGGACGACCTCCGGGAGCGGCTGGCGGGCGAGTCGGTCGTCGCGACGGTGTCGCTGGAACACGTCGGCCGGTCGGGGTCGCGCTCGGGGCCGCGGATCGGCGAGGAGCTCCTGGAGCTCGCGTCGGACGTCGACGTCTCGCACATCGTGATGGGCCACGAGCCGAAGGGCCTGACCGGCCGACTCTCCTCGGGCGACGCCGCGTTCGTCGTCGCGGACGAGGCGACGGTGCCGGTGACGATCGTCCCCGACAGCGGCGAGTAA